A stretch of Campylobacter showae DNA encodes these proteins:
- a CDS encoding alpha-2-macroglobulin family protein yields the protein MRLKLVGLSLSCILVANLGAFTLDGSSRALDDGSVSIGVKYAQNEQSLIGKVTHKKIIECSPEITGAFEYGSDSIFFCPKKPLAKGVSYSCKKGESKVKFYGGDFVLSNMIEYSGDTFLAVFNDNVSEDEFAANFKIYDKQNLAKQNIKYKIVAKTPKSFQIKLLESGDNLVFSVSKNLKNTSGINLADSFEVVQKVSNPDENFVDKPKAKTMFLNEVEGISLDNGKLAARLYLKDWIDSDNIKKFIKVDGVNSFEVGEMEYTSHQNADGEYYYYYIDITSKDFKPQTTYKVTFYKGFGDDYSMLRENSTFNVAFGDLKPFLEFTDSGTYMSNMGEIGIKSVNTNTAKVVVEKLKEQNLRYFLNFTETPLDNYAEEVASKNYEIGGAQNEMQKSKIKLDFAEGGDGVYLVTVYYDKDKSVQKAVYLTDIGLSMKVSKDEVFLFANRLSKNEVVANADVKIYSTKNNLIASGITNDEGVFKFNKKDIGKDVSSAVLTLGKEQSFIALSQNKRLNEESNLDAKDRSETYSAYLHFASNIIRPQENIKGEIIIKNALFKSLSNMPVKLKIRDPQNKVILNKGVNTTELGVINFDEPVNSGLTGTFKFEVIFANKIIDSYDFSVESFTPQRIKNEVKLDKQIYALDDLIDVKLQSNYLFGGAAANLEGDVALNLYQQDYKNDKFKEYKFSNGEYAANGLDQFTKPVTLDNEGKGATAFKLQNKGKIASILKGTAVFTINDDGKNVSASNDFSVYPFDVMVGVRANDTYIDSNSKLTLNFVSVDPLKDEELKDRQKAVEIKKAIWEYNYDKEGYLKWNKRYEKVFSDTLSGNEFVYDFNQSGDFIVVVSDILSGHSANLDIYVSGWDYGGTLQPTKELAKAKIKLNQKVYKKGDSLNVDVSSVLKSGIGIITVESENVKKYKVVNIENNVANAKFDLDFDFEGLYITASIMRVADNDVLPFRTYDKVYAKADKSYRATNVSIEAPKVVKSNSKFKTTVKTEPNAEVTLFAVDEGVLQVTNQKLKSPLDFFDKILNDGVLDYDIYANLSGFKKDGKVLSFGGDAAAALMEMRMAKFASPVDKKNVKTYIKMQTAKAGADGVANFDVEVPSDFNSEINLAVLSVIGDKLGFSVNAVKVKDDIILKPTQTAYLIQGDQVNYTLRVINTTKEPKTVALSIDTNLNAQLAVDSIELKPNENAKLNFVIDANATGKSYINFTANDGKNGYTYSQKLDVIHAYPLSTYAKNFQATVEKTFKLDSEFKRIRIDASSSIKGVLSANSDKLVNYPYGCAEQRSSKLFELNFLVLGGDDSKEAKAKEADRRRFVEAGIQDVVNMQKTDGSIGYWNQLGYTNNFASIYSIDMLFALEKSGFALDSHVKNKAIDWLRAFGSNDNFQALYAAYVLSTQKKLDRSKLNALYDQKRYQGSALEGYLMAAILKNEGLNKESEKVLKELNKSTYNREKELADNFGSEIRNKAFMLLLHANHFEKNAFSDELADYLIARVDKLHSTQERAFTLRALRAYIKDVSSENKFKLIADGHDLNFDGRGAINIAPKKPEITIVPENGAAVYLGVSASGYKKLDVNHKFDKKGLDIYRTFVGKDGKEIDINALKVNDIIYSKLSLKTNEFIRNGVINETISPCLEVVNENIVPNVRTEATKNSLTLEHQNIEDDRVLSFYSLDASKDAHVLYTPLRVVMSGKCMLPAVITENMYDESMSDYDLAQHEFIVK from the coding sequence ATGCGTTTAAAGCTGGTCGGCTTAAGCCTAAGCTGCATCTTGGTAGCAAATTTAGGCGCCTTTACGCTTGACGGCTCAAGCAGAGCATTAGACGATGGCTCGGTAAGCATTGGCGTAAAATACGCCCAAAACGAACAGTCTCTCATCGGCAAGGTCACGCACAAAAAGATAATCGAGTGTTCGCCCGAGATAACGGGAGCCTTTGAGTATGGATCAGACTCGATTTTCTTTTGCCCTAAAAAGCCTCTTGCAAAAGGCGTAAGCTACTCGTGCAAAAAAGGCGAGAGTAAGGTTAAATTTTACGGCGGAGATTTCGTGCTATCAAACATGATAGAGTACTCCGGAGATACCTTTTTAGCGGTATTTAACGATAATGTTAGCGAGGATGAGTTTGCCGCGAATTTTAAAATTTACGACAAGCAAAATTTGGCCAAGCAAAACATCAAATATAAAATCGTAGCCAAAACGCCTAAAAGTTTTCAGATAAAGTTACTTGAAAGCGGCGACAATTTAGTATTTTCGGTTTCTAAAAACCTCAAAAATACTTCGGGTATAAATTTAGCCGATAGTTTTGAGGTCGTGCAAAAAGTCTCAAATCCAGATGAAAATTTCGTCGATAAGCCAAAAGCCAAGACTATGTTTTTAAACGAAGTCGAAGGCATCAGCCTAGATAACGGCAAACTAGCGGCTAGACTCTATCTTAAAGATTGGATAGATTCTGATAATATTAAAAAATTTATCAAGGTCGATGGCGTAAATAGCTTTGAAGTTGGCGAAATGGAGTATACTAGCCACCAAAACGCCGACGGCGAGTATTACTACTACTATATCGACATTACTAGTAAAGACTTCAAACCGCAGACAACCTACAAAGTCACCTTCTACAAGGGCTTTGGCGACGACTACTCGATGCTACGAGAAAACTCCACCTTTAACGTCGCTTTTGGCGATCTAAAGCCGTTTTTGGAGTTTACAGATAGCGGCACGTATATGTCTAACATGGGCGAGATCGGCATAAAAAGCGTGAACACAAACACCGCTAAAGTCGTCGTCGAAAAGCTAAAAGAGCAAAATTTAAGATACTTTTTAAATTTTACCGAGACTCCTTTGGATAACTACGCCGAGGAAGTAGCTAGCAAAAACTACGAGATCGGTGGCGCTCAAAACGAAATGCAAAAAAGTAAGATCAAGCTTGACTTTGCCGAGGGCGGAGATGGAGTTTATCTAGTCACGGTCTACTACGACAAAGACAAAAGCGTACAAAAAGCGGTCTATCTAACCGATATCGGCCTAAGCATGAAGGTTTCAAAAGACGAGGTGTTTTTATTTGCCAACCGCTTGAGTAAAAACGAAGTGGTCGCAAACGCGGACGTCAAAATTTACTCCACTAAAAACAATCTCATCGCAAGCGGCATCACAAACGACGAAGGCGTATTTAAATTTAATAAAAAAGACATCGGCAAGGACGTCTCAAGCGCAGTTTTAACGCTAGGTAAAGAGCAAAGCTTCATCGCCCTATCGCAGAACAAACGCCTAAACGAGGAGTCAAATTTAGACGCCAAAGATAGAAGCGAAACGTATAGCGCGTATTTGCATTTTGCTAGTAACATCATACGTCCGCAGGAAAACATAAAAGGCGAGATCATCATCAAAAACGCGCTGTTTAAGAGCCTCTCAAACATGCCCGTTAAGCTAAAAATCAGAGATCCGCAAAACAAAGTGATCCTAAATAAAGGCGTAAACACCACCGAGCTTGGCGTGATAAATTTCGACGAGCCGGTAAACTCAGGACTAACCGGAACGTTTAAATTTGAAGTGATCTTTGCAAATAAAATCATCGATAGCTACGACTTTTCAGTCGAGTCATTCACTCCGCAACGCATCAAAAACGAAGTTAAGCTAGATAAGCAAATTTACGCTCTAGACGATCTAATAGACGTAAAACTGCAAAGCAACTACCTTTTTGGCGGAGCGGCGGCTAATCTCGAAGGCGATGTGGCGTTAAATTTATATCAACAAGATTACAAAAACGATAAATTTAAAGAGTATAAATTTAGCAACGGCGAATACGCTGCAAACGGCCTAGATCAGTTTACTAAACCAGTCACTCTAGACAACGAAGGTAAAGGCGCGACTGCGTTTAAGCTACAAAATAAAGGCAAAATCGCAAGCATTTTAAAAGGCACCGCGGTATTTACCATTAACGATGACGGCAAAAACGTAAGTGCTAGCAACGACTTTAGCGTATATCCTTTTGACGTGATGGTCGGCGTCAGAGCAAACGACACCTACATCGACTCAAACTCCAAACTAACGCTAAATTTTGTCAGTGTCGATCCGCTTAAAGACGAGGAGTTAAAAGATAGACAAAAAGCCGTCGAGATCAAAAAAGCGATCTGGGAATACAACTACGACAAAGAAGGCTATCTAAAATGGAACAAACGCTACGAAAAGGTCTTTAGCGATACTCTTAGCGGTAACGAATTCGTTTATGATTTCAATCAAAGCGGCGACTTCATAGTCGTGGTTTCCGATATCCTAAGCGGCCACTCGGCAAATTTAGATATATATGTTAGCGGCTGGGACTACGGCGGCACGTTGCAACCGACAAAAGAGCTAGCTAAAGCCAAAATCAAGCTGAACCAAAAAGTCTATAAAAAAGGCGACTCGCTAAACGTAGACGTTAGCTCTGTGCTAAAAAGCGGTATCGGCATCATCACGGTCGAGTCAGAAAACGTCAAAAAGTATAAAGTCGTAAATATAGAAAACAACGTCGCAAACGCCAAATTTGACCTTGACTTCGATTTTGAGGGACTTTATATAACCGCATCCATTATGCGCGTGGCAGATAACGACGTCTTGCCGTTTAGAACCTACGATAAAGTCTATGCAAAAGCGGATAAATCATACCGAGCGACAAATGTCAGCATCGAAGCGCCGAAAGTCGTCAAGTCAAACTCCAAATTTAAAACTACCGTAAAAACCGAGCCAAATGCGGAGGTTACGCTATTTGCGGTTGATGAAGGCGTGTTACAAGTAACAAATCAAAAGCTAAAGAGTCCGCTTGACTTTTTTGACAAAATTTTAAACGACGGCGTGCTTGACTACGACATCTATGCAAATTTGAGCGGATTTAAAAAAGACGGTAAAGTACTAAGCTTCGGCGGCGACGCGGCAGCTGCTCTCATGGAGATGAGAATGGCTAAATTTGCTAGCCCGGTCGATAAGAAAAACGTCAAAACCTACATCAAAATGCAAACCGCAAAAGCGGGTGCGGACGGCGTAGCGAACTTTGACGTAGAGGTACCTAGCGACTTTAACTCCGAGATAAATTTGGCCGTACTTAGCGTCATCGGCGATAAGCTCGGCTTTAGCGTAAACGCAGTCAAGGTAAAAGACGATATCATCCTAAAACCGACGCAAACGGCGTATTTGATCCAAGGCGATCAGGTAAACTACACGCTAAGAGTGATAAACACGACTAAAGAGCCAAAAACCGTTGCTCTAAGCATAGATACGAACCTAAACGCACAGCTAGCAGTCGATAGCATCGAGCTAAAACCTAACGAAAATGCGAAATTAAATTTCGTCATCGATGCTAACGCTACGGGCAAATCATATATAAATTTCACCGCAAACGACGGCAAAAACGGCTATACATACTCGCAAAAGCTTGACGTCATCCACGCCTATCCGCTTAGCACCTACGCTAAAAATTTCCAGGCTACCGTAGAGAAAACATTTAAGCTTGACAGCGAGTTTAAACGCATCAGGATCGACGCCTCAAGCTCTATAAAAGGCGTACTAAGCGCAAATAGCGACAAGCTCGTAAACTACCCTTACGGATGCGCCGAACAGCGCTCAAGTAAGCTTTTTGAGCTAAATTTCCTAGTGCTTGGCGGAGATGATTCTAAAGAAGCTAAAGCAAAAGAAGCCGATAGAAGAAGATTCGTCGAAGCGGGCATACAAGACGTCGTCAATATGCAAAAAACAGACGGCAGCATCGGCTACTGGAATCAGCTAGGCTACACGAACAACTTTGCTTCTATCTACTCTATCGATATGCTGTTTGCGCTTGAAAAATCAGGCTTTGCGCTTGATAGCCACGTAAAAAATAAAGCGATCGACTGGTTAAGGGCGTTTGGTAGCAACGACAACTTCCAAGCTCTTTACGCAGCCTACGTCCTAAGCACGCAAAAGAAACTCGATAGATCAAAGCTAAATGCTCTATACGATCAAAAGAGATACCAAGGCAGCGCCCTTGAGGGCTACTTGATGGCTGCGATCCTCAAAAACGAGGGACTAAATAAAGAAAGCGAAAAAGTACTAAAAGAGCTAAATAAATCGACCTATAACCGCGAAAAAGAGCTAGCAGATAACTTCGGTTCAGAGATCAGAAACAAGGCCTTTATGCTGCTTTTACACGCTAATCACTTTGAGAAAAACGCATTTAGCGACGAGCTAGCCGACTACCTGATCGCTCGCGTCGATAAGCTACATTCGACGCAGGAGCGCGCATTTACGCTAAGAGCGCTAAGAGCCTATATTAAAGACGTCTCAAGCGAGAACAAATTTAAGCTTATCGCCGACGGACACGATCTAAATTTCGACGGCCGCGGAGCTATCAACATCGCTCCTAAAAAGCCTGAGATTACTATCGTACCTGAAAACGGCGCAGCCGTGTATCTAGGCGTTAGCGCGTCAGGCTATAAAAAGCTAGACGTAAATCACAAATTTGACAAGAAGGGGCTTGATATCTATAGAACCTTCGTCGGCAAAGACGGCAAAGAGATCGATATCAACGCGCTTAAGGTAAACGATATCATCTACTCTAAGCTATCGCTAAAAACGAATGAGTTTATCAGAAACGGCGTGATAAACGAAACGATCAGCCCTTGCCTTGAGGTGGTAAACGAAAACATCGTACCTAACGTTAGAACGGAAGCTACGAAAAACTCTTTAACACTCGAGCATCAAAATATCGAGGACGACAGAGTTTTGAGCTTTTATAGCTTGGACGCTAGCAAGGATGCTCACGTGCTTTATACGCCTCTTCGCGTCGTCATGAGCGGTAAATGCATGCTGCCTGCGGTCATCACGGAAAACATGTACGACGAGAGCATGAGCGACTACGATCTAGCTCAGCACGAATTTATCGTCAAATAA